In a single window of the Stigmatopora nigra isolate UIUO_SnigA chromosome 7, RoL_Snig_1.1, whole genome shotgun sequence genome:
- the srsf10a gene encoding uncharacterized protein srsf10a isoform X2 — MARYLRPPNSSLFVRNISDESRPEDLRREFGRYGPIVDVYIPLDFYTRRPRGFAYIQFEDVRDAEDALHNLDHKWVSGRQIEIQFAQGDRKTPNQMKTKERHSPRSFSRYDDDRRRRSRSRSYGRRRSRSPSYDRRSRRSVSPRPRHRRSRSREHDKYKGGQDKRSNRGQREPAPRDRSASRSPSRNRPKGRKSPSRSRTPECQDENPRLAPGARGNSFTRSVSRSVSRSRSRSRSWAEYKSGHR, encoded by the exons ATGGCGAGGTATCTGCGACCCCCAAACTCCTCTCTCTTTGTTCGGAATATTTCAGATGAGTCCAG GCCAGAAGATTTGCGGCGCGAGTTTGGCCGTTACGGGCCTATTGTAGACGTCTACATTCCACTTGACTTCTATACGCGGCGACCAAGAGGATTTGCTTACATTCA GTTCGAAGATGTGCGAGATGCTGAAGACGCACTCCACAACTTGGACCATAAGTGGGTGTCCGGTCGCCAGATTGAGATCCAGTTTGCCCAGGGAGACCGAAAGA CTCCCAACCAGATGAAGACAAAAGAGCGACACTCCCCTCGCAGTTTTTCGCGTTACGACGACGATCGGCGAAGACGCTCACGTAGTCGCAGCTACGGCCGCCGGCGCTCACGAAGCCCTTCTTACGACCGCCGATCTCGGAGGTCCGTCAGTCCGAGACC CAGGCACAGACGCAGTAGAAGCCGTGAACATGACAA GTACAAAGGCGGCCAAGACAAACGTAGTAACCGAGGCCAACGCGAGCCCGCCCCTCGAGACCGCTCTGCGTCCCGTTCGCCTTCCCGCAACAGGCCCAAAGGCAGAAAAAGTCCATCCCGGTCTCGCACCCCCGAATGCCAGGATGAAAACCCCCGCCTGGCACCCGGTGCCCGCGGCAACTCCTTCACACGCTCTGTTTCACGGTCTGTATCACGCTCGCGATCGCGCTCCCGTTCTTGGGCGGAGTACAAATCCGGTCACCGTTAA
- the srsf10a gene encoding uncharacterized protein srsf10a isoform X3: protein MARYLRPPNSSLFVRNISDESRPEDLRREFGRYGPIVDVYIPLDFYTRRPRGFAYIQFEDVRDAEDALHNLDHKWVSGRQIEIQFAQGDRKTPNQMKTKERHSPRSFSRYDDDRRRRSRSRSYGRRRSRSPSYDRRSRRSVSPRPHRRSRSREHDKYKGGQDKRSNRGQREPAPRDRSASRSPSRNRPKGRKSPSRSRTPECQDENPRLAPGARGNSFTRSVSRSVSRSRSRSRSWAEYKSGHR from the exons ATGGCGAGGTATCTGCGACCCCCAAACTCCTCTCTCTTTGTTCGGAATATTTCAGATGAGTCCAG GCCAGAAGATTTGCGGCGCGAGTTTGGCCGTTACGGGCCTATTGTAGACGTCTACATTCCACTTGACTTCTATACGCGGCGACCAAGAGGATTTGCTTACATTCA GTTCGAAGATGTGCGAGATGCTGAAGACGCACTCCACAACTTGGACCATAAGTGGGTGTCCGGTCGCCAGATTGAGATCCAGTTTGCCCAGGGAGACCGAAAGA CTCCCAACCAGATGAAGACAAAAGAGCGACACTCCCCTCGCAGTTTTTCGCGTTACGACGACGATCGGCGAAGACGCTCACGTAGTCGCAGCTACGGCCGCCGGCGCTCACGAAGCCCTTCTTACGACCGCCGATCTCGGAGGTCCGTCAGTCCGAGACC GCACAGACGCAGTAGAAGCCGTGAACATGACAA GTACAAAGGCGGCCAAGACAAACGTAGTAACCGAGGCCAACGCGAGCCCGCCCCTCGAGACCGCTCTGCGTCCCGTTCGCCTTCCCGCAACAGGCCCAAAGGCAGAAAAAGTCCATCCCGGTCTCGCACCCCCGAATGCCAGGATGAAAACCCCCGCCTGGCACCCGGTGCCCGCGGCAACTCCTTCACACGCTCTGTTTCACGGTCTGTATCACGCTCGCGATCGCGCTCCCGTTCTTGGGCGGAGTACAAATCCGGTCACCGTTAA
- the srsf10a gene encoding uncharacterized protein srsf10a isoform X1, whose translation MARYLRPPNSSLFVRNISDESRPEDLRREFGRYGPIVDVYIPLDFYTRRPRGFAYIQFEDVRDAEDALHNLDHKWVSGRQIEIQFAQGDRKTPNQMKTKERHSPRSFSRYDDDRRRRSRSRSYGRRRSRSPSYDRRSRRSVSPRPSRSYSRHRRSRSREHDKYKGGQDKRSNRGQREPAPRDRSASRSPSRNRPKGRKSPSRSRTPECQDENPRLAPGARGNSFTRSVSRSVSRSRSRSRSWAEYKSGHR comes from the exons ATGGCGAGGTATCTGCGACCCCCAAACTCCTCTCTCTTTGTTCGGAATATTTCAGATGAGTCCAG GCCAGAAGATTTGCGGCGCGAGTTTGGCCGTTACGGGCCTATTGTAGACGTCTACATTCCACTTGACTTCTATACGCGGCGACCAAGAGGATTTGCTTACATTCA GTTCGAAGATGTGCGAGATGCTGAAGACGCACTCCACAACTTGGACCATAAGTGGGTGTCCGGTCGCCAGATTGAGATCCAGTTTGCCCAGGGAGACCGAAAGA CTCCCAACCAGATGAAGACAAAAGAGCGACACTCCCCTCGCAGTTTTTCGCGTTACGACGACGATCGGCGAAGACGCTCACGTAGTCGCAGCTACGGCCGCCGGCGCTCACGAAGCCCTTCTTACGACCGCCGATCTCGGAGGTCCGTCAGTCCGAGACC TTCACGCTCTTACAGCAGGCACAGACGCAGTAGAAGCCGTGAACATGACAA GTACAAAGGCGGCCAAGACAAACGTAGTAACCGAGGCCAACGCGAGCCCGCCCCTCGAGACCGCTCTGCGTCCCGTTCGCCTTCCCGCAACAGGCCCAAAGGCAGAAAAAGTCCATCCCGGTCTCGCACCCCCGAATGCCAGGATGAAAACCCCCGCCTGGCACCCGGTGCCCGCGGCAACTCCTTCACACGCTCTGTTTCACGGTCTGTATCACGCTCGCGATCGCGCTCCCGTTCTTGGGCGGAGTACAAATCCGGTCACCGTTAA
- the fabp10a gene encoding fatty acid-binding protein 10-A, liver basic, producing the protein MDFNGTWQVYAQENYEAFLKAMDLPDDVIKMAKDIKPVTEITQKGNDFVVTSKTPGKTLTNSFTIGKEADITTMDGKKLKCVVNVEGGKLVCNTGKFIHIQEIKGGEMIETLTMGSVTLVRKSKKM; encoded by the exons ATGGACTTCAATGGAACATGGCAGGTTTACGCCCAGGAGAACTATGAGGCCTTCCTGAAGGCCATGG ATCTCCCCGATGATGTCATTAAGATGGCCAAAGACATCAAGCCAGTGACGGAGATCACACAGAAGGGCAATGATTTTGTGGTGACCTCTAAGACCCCAGGCAAGACCTTGACCAACTCCTTCACCATCGGAAAGGAGGCTGACATCACCACCATGGATGGCAAGAAACTCAAG TGCGTTGTCAACGTGGAGGGTGGAAAGCTAGTGTGCAACACTGGCAAATTCATCCACATCCAGGAAATCAAAGGAGGCGAAATGATCGAG ACTCTCACCATGGGCTCTGTAACTCTCGTCAGGAAGAGCAAGAAAATGTAA